ATAACTACATAATTAATGTTGATATTGTGAACACTGAGAGTAAATGTGAAAACCAAACGCTAAACAACTAATGCAGAATTTAGTTGGGggcttattttaaaatatatggatcTCCTGAAAGACCCCTAACTTTTATCCTAATGATGTAATCCTTTGCACAATAAGCCAAACAGTGTTATACTTTTTATCCCACTTACCTCACCTGCAATCCACAAACTGAACGGCCTCAGTGTCTGATCCCTAGTCCTTGCAGTTCCTTGACCATTGTTTTTTTCCTGGACTTGCAGATTTTGGGTTATGCAGGAGAAGAACAGCTAGGGAAGGCTTTGGAGGGAGCTGATGTTGTCATTATTCCGGCTGGTGTGCCACGAAAGCCTGGTATGACCCGTGATGATCTGTTCAACATTAACGCTGGTATTGTTAAGTCTCTTTGCACAGCTATTGCAAAGTATTGCCCTCATGTAAGTACCCATATTGGTTTACATATTAGTTTAGATGTTGGAGTAACAAATGCTGACTCTTCCTCTTTTCCTCTAATGCCTCCCCTCAAATCTCCAAAAGGCACTTGTCAATGTGATCAGCAACCCCGTGAATTCCACTGTCCCAATTGCATCTGAGGTGTTCAAGAAGGCTGGAACCTATGATGAGAAGAGACTCTTTGGAGTGACCACACTTGATGTTGTTAGGGCAAAGACTTTCTATGCTGGAAAAGCTAAAGTTAATGTTGCTGGTATGCATCATAGTGATTTCCATCTTTGATTTGCTTCTATTTCATTGTATTAAACCGTCAATTTATGTAAAGTTCTTATTCActactaaatattttggtgCATTGTTCCAGATGTCATTGTCCCCGTTGTTGGTGGTCATGCTGGCGTAACTATCCTCCCGTTATTTTCCCAAgtaatctttcttttcttttgtttaatctaggttatttaaaaattacgtctACCTCGTGCTGACTCATAAAAAAGGATTAATTCCACATTGTAACTTTACTAATTCTTGTATTGTTGTTATCTCTAAATGTTGCAATAGGCCACTCCAAGTGCAAATTTGTCAAGTGAAGAAATTGAGTCACTCACCAAGCGCACCCAAGATGGTGGCACTGAAGTTGTGGAGGCCAAGGCTGGAAAGGGTTCAGCCACCCTCTCGAT
The DNA window shown above is from Solanum stenotomum isolate F172 chromosome 6, ASM1918654v1, whole genome shotgun sequence and carries:
- the LOC125869035 gene encoding malate dehydrogenase, mitochondrial; protein product: MRTSMLRTLARRTSTAGTRRGFASESAPDRKVAILGAAGGIGQPLSLLMKLNPLVSRLALYDIAGTPGVAADVSHINTRSEILGYAGEEQLGKALEGADVVIIPAGVPRKPGMTRDDLFNINAGIVKSLCTAIAKYCPHALVNVISNPVNSTVPIASEVFKKAGTYDEKRLFGVTTLDVVRAKTFYAGKAKVNVADVIVPVVGGHAGVTILPLFSQATPSANLSSEEIESLTKRTQDGGTEVVEAKAGKGSATLSMAYAGAIFADACLKGLNGVPDVVECSFVQSTVTDLPFFASKVRLGKNGVEEVLGLGALSDYEKEGLEALKPELKSSIEKGIKFANA